GCGTATTTTGTAGTGAAGGTCTTAGAAAAGTTATCAATATTTTCAACCAGTCTCTGATTAAATGTAGCATTACTATTGTTATATTGCTCAAGTTGCTCAAGTAAATAGGTTTAGATCCTTAACATGTGAAAAGATCATTTATACTTGATGTAGGTCAGTTTTCTGTTGTGGAATTACGACTATCATATCGAAAGAAAGCACATTAACAAGCCAGGAGCTGATATAAAAATCTtgatcaaatttaaaataaaaaccaacttgtcatattactgatAAATCTTATTCTTTTTACAGATGCTACTCTTATGTTGGACGCATCGGTTATGCACAGACCTTGTCCCTGGCTCGTAGCGGCTGCATCTACTATGATACCGTCCAGCATGAGCTTCTTCATGCTCTGGGCTTTAATCATGAGCAGACCCGCAGCGACCGAGACAGCTACATCCGTGTTGCCTGGGAGAACATTATCGAGGGTACAGACTGAGGTTTTATGCACTTAGAGTGtagtgatatttattatttataaaggaATGcaactttttcatttatttttttttggaaaaaaatctcagtctACCAAACCTTTTCCATCATAAATGATTTTactatttactgtttttttgggggtggggggatTATTTCCTCATCAGGCAAAGAGCACAACTTCAACAAGAAGGCCACTCTGAACCAGGGTACAACTTATGACTACAACTCTGTCATGCAATACTTCAAGTCAGTCAATCATCAAACAACTACccaatacatatacatatttaatatcattttaccATTGATTTACTGTTTTAATTTAACACCAGCTTATTAAACTGAGTTGAAATGACTGCAGAACTGAAGATATTGACTTAGTTATTTGGTATTTCAGAACTGCTTTCTCTAAGAATGGCCTGCCCACCATGATCCCCATCCCTGACCCCAATGTGCCCTTCGGAACGGCCACTGAGATGAGCCAAAACGACATCTTCAGAATCAACAGACTCTACCAGTGCTGTGAGTAGTTCAGCTGCACAGTTGTAGCAATAGTCTTTCTTTATGCACTATTGGAGTTTGCATCATATGTTTCTATTATAGAATGTTATAGTTTGGCCTTGatcaaagaagagaaaataattctttattacatttttaaacatttttctctttgtgCAGAAACTGCTGAGTGCTGCAGCTGGGCAGTCGTTCAGGTGGCCTGGGACTGGATAACTTTAGAGggataatgataataaactgTGTTGACAATTTTACGCTGTGTAATTGTCTTTTAACAATAAAGTAACTTCAGTTTATACACTGCACTCATTTGTTTCAGTCAATACAACAATCAATACAATTTTCTGAAAAATCAGATGCTTAAAGTGCATAGGCACCAAATTAAAGTGAGATATAGTTTCAtatctataaaataaatcatatgtaCTGAATAAATAACTACGCTGTGGCcatgaattaatatattaaagcCATTAGGTATGGTTCACAAGATCTAGTTTGTGGCCatgaaatacagtaaatacttGGGCAATTAcggtattttaaaatgatataccGTAATTGACATGTTACACATATGAGAGTTCCTGGAGATGCGACATGAATATATCATTTGCCTGTGTGAATAGACTGAATCACCTGTTCCAGCCAAATTATTGTTGTGGGCTCAAGTTACATAATTTGTGGCCacatcttattaaaaaataaccagcATGATAGTACCTCAGAGGCCTGGAAGTTTTGCTTAGTTCACTTCTTCCTTGTTTTAAGGCAGGCTCGGCAAGACAGGTGAGACAAGACACAACTACACTCATTATTCAATCTGAATGTCCAAGTGATATTCATATACAGCATGTCCATCACTATTACAGCCATGCTTGTTAAAGTGACTGGAACTGCAAGAAATAAGAGGGGTTTCCTCTCCAGAGGAGCTTTAGGAATGTTTTCTTGAAAAGCTGCTtgtgtttctgcagttgttctcTTAGAGAGCTATAGTGCGAAACACTAACTACATAATAAGTACTTTCTCTAAGCAGTAACTAGGGCTGTAGTATGATTACAATGACAGCACTGACatgttatcacacacacacacacacacacacacagagtggaaTAAGTGAGGAGTGTAAGTGAGTAGTAATTACATGACTCAGAAGCTCAGTGTCCATCGTTTGTGAAGAGCCGAGAGagagggaaacacacacacaggggctgAACAGTTAGTCACACATAATTTTGATTGCTGCACTTTGGGAAATGTGAAACACTCTGGCTAATTCATTTAACTCAACAACATAACCGCATTGCAATCAGGCACACAAACATTAAAGCTCTTTAACGAAAACTCAGGCGCTTATGGAGGGAGGTCACAGGCCATCCCTCATACACACTGTGACAACTCAGTGCAGTTGTATTGTATAATGTAGCAGGATGTGTAATTATTCTGCTGGCAGACCAGGGACTGGGCACCAAAACACTATGCTTAGAGCCCCCTGAGTATTTAGCTCTGATGGAGAGAACATATGAACGCTGTCGGTCAGTGTTTTATTGTCTCTGCtgcaggaggtgtgtgtagacCGTGCACACCAAACAACGGTAATTTTGATTTTAGATGTGCACTTACACAGCCTGAGAGGCTTGAAGTGGAACTGCCTAATGTCACTGAAGCTGCTGGGGATTTCACTGTGTTCCGGTGAGCTGTTTATCTTCATACTTCAGCCTTCTGTTCAGGTCtactataatattatatatcatatttatattacagaaatgatGTGTAGGTCTGAGGGATCTgagagtaatgtgtaaaattgaccagtgtttgtaaatgtgaaagaaaaacgtGCTTAATGGCCTCCCATTCCTCATAAATATATTGGGTCAGTCTTCTGTACGAGTCTGAATTAAAGCCGGCATTAGTAATTCAGACATCTCATGCAAAACTCACGTTTTTTAGTCATTAGGATGGCTCAATATACAGTAGCAACCGTTCACTTCTTCCACCTCTAAGATTTCCATTTCTCTGTATGAGCTCCACCTTGCCCTCTCCACTTCCCACTGTGACACTCACGAGAGAGTTTttgattgttaaaaaaaagaaggatgCATTTCCCTTGAGGCTCCCTGGCTAATGCTGGCATGTTCACGCCATTCCGTGTGTGTGACATTTGAGCTATTGAACAGCCTccaatctacaaaaaaaaaaagagttagaATGGTACTTTGTGTGGCATGGACACAAATACCATGTGCACAAATATGCAGGTGTTCGCTTTTACATTGCCCTAAAAGTCTTTTCAAATATTCATAGCACTGACATCAGTAAAAGGCGTCTAACCTTTGGGTAAATTAGCAGCAAGGCCAAGGAGCCTCAGCACTCGTGTTTTTCGTTCTCCCTCAGGAGGAAGTGGGTTTGTGGTTTAAAGGTTGTCGCCCATTGATTCCCAATGACTCGACTATATTTGGCTGTTAATGCTGTGTTACTATTCACACTAGCAAAGGACAAAGTGACAGGcaaccattcattttctatgcacATGCGTGACATGGAGCTGTGATTTCAGTGAGAGCAGAAAGTGAATTTTCAACTGAGATTTCAATTCTATGCGAATTAGATATGACATGGTAAAGCAGCAAATCCAAAACActggctcaaatgattcctgGCACCAATCCTATAGTGTGCTTGGTCTGATGTTTCTTTAGTTCCTCAATTACAACCTTTACTGCAATTCAGTCCCATGCACTTGTCCCATGACAagcaaaaaaggaagaagaacaTAACTGTGGATCCATCTTATCCTAATATACGACCTCTCACTACATGTGTATAGAGacaacacaaagaaaaataccgcttggaaggaagtagtgTAGCATCCTGACCGCCCGATGAGGGGAGatattaaagttaaataaaacatggaatACATGTCTCTGTACTGCTTGCCACCTACAGGTGAACACTCCCCGGGGAAAACCAAGCGATTCCTCCTATGGATCACACTGAACATGAATGATCAAACAATGATCCATAACACCCTCTCAAAACAGACTATATCATACCTGTGTGCACAGTGGTACTTTTATCACCTGCAATATGGTAAAGTATTAAAAAGATTTCCTTTTAccattttactgttttgttttgcactcattcattttcttttctgtcttttttttatgtccACCACAGTAGCAGAGCTCATCCGTGCCTCTGGGTGAGTGTACGTATCTAGTActgttagcttgctttgctaatctggtGACTGCACatccacaagagacaaacttcAAGCAACGCAAGTGTTTTGGAACGTGTTCGCAGGTGGTGAAACAAATGATCAGATTGAGGAAATGTGGTTGAGTGGTTAGAGATTCAGCTCAGTGCCATGATCCACAGCTTTATCTATGAAGGCCACATGTATACTGAACTCTGACTACAtacataacatgttataattcATTCCTAATGCATTATATACTTTGTTGTAATTagttatgaaaatgcattacagcTTATAGcaatatttataatgcatttataagcTGTTAACAAATGCATTTAAGGTAGTGTTTATACAACATGATATTGCCAATGCCTAAGAAATGTAGTCCCAGTTTACTTAGTCTTAGACACACTGAGTAGATgtaaagtttttaaagaaaaataaatcaaaatc
The genomic region above belongs to Pangasianodon hypophthalmus isolate fPanHyp1 chromosome 6, fPanHyp1.pri, whole genome shotgun sequence and contains:
- the LOC113534497 gene encoding low choriolytic enzyme isoform X1 is translated as MFVCKVTVGLLALLLVCSAEEDPLADLSVGERLERVNSKNIRGVDEPELIEGDIAVYDDNGRNADPCTSTGCMWPKSSDGKVYVPYVIANHYTDRERQIIQQGLASFSSITCIHFTPRSNERDYISIESLSGCYSYVGRIGYAQTLSLARSGCIYYDTVQHELLHALGFNHEQTRSDRDSYIRVAWENIIEGKEHNFNKKATLNQGTTYDYNSVMQYFKTAFSKNGLPTMIPIPDPNVPFGTATEMSQNDIFRINRLYQCCE